Part of the Diabrotica virgifera virgifera chromosome 6, PGI_DIABVI_V3a genome, CTATTTAAATTGTGTCAATTTTTTTGCCAATTATTCATTCATTTATGATGAATTAGTAATATTTCAGAAAGCCTtagtaagttttaattttattatagacAAATAATTTCAATGTTCAGAATCATCCAGGAGGTCTAAAATTTCTTCGCAGCATCACCACATCGTTGGAATGTTCTGAAACAACACGTAACAAACTTGACCTTAAAACCTTTGAGTGAGACTAGGTGGGAGACTCGAATTAATGCGGTTGTGCCACTGAGATATCAGCTTGAGGAAATCTATGACGCGCTTTTTGAATGTACTCAAGACCAAAAAAGGCTAGACGCATATGGAAGAAATACAGCTAGAAGTTTGGCCAAAAAGTTGAAAGATTTCCGATTCATCTGCTGCTTAGTAACGTGGCATATGCTTTTGTTTAAGATAAACCTCATAAGCAAGAAACTTCAAGAGGTTGACATGGACATAGCAAACTCTCTTGCTTTGATTTCTTCAACGAAGCGATTTTTTCAAGAAACAAGGAGTTATGCAGGATTCAACAGAATATTAGTCGATTGCAGGGAAGTGGCCGAAATTATTGAAGTTGACCCAGCATTCCCTAAAGAAAGTGAACAGCGGccgagaaaaagaagaaaatgattTCTTATGAATCAAGTGAAGAAACAGTTCTTGATCTTGATATCTTGTTCAAAACTAAATTTTTCTACGCGGTCTTGGATCAGTGTATCTCTTCTCTATGAGACAGATTTTagcagcttcaaaactatcaccAACTATTTGGGTTTCTACATTCAAAGACCACAAGTAATGACAAAACCTTATTAAAATGCTTCAAGGACCTACACATTGCTCTCACTGATGGTCAGCACAGTGACATTGATGGTCTTTTAACTATATTCTGAATTAAAACTTGTCAACAGCATGATTCAGAATGTCGAAAAAGAAGACAAAGGCAAAATCAAAGGCCCAGTTGACATGTTGAGCTACTTAGCAGACAACGGATTTGTGGAGAGCTTTCCTAACCTGTGTGTAGCACTACGAATCCTTCTTACTCTCCCAGTGTCTGCCGCGAGTGGAGAAAGTAGTTTCTCCAAgttgaaaatagtaaaaaattatcTGAGGTCTTCCATGTCGCAAGACAGATTGGTGTGACTAGCTTTGATATCAATTGAGTTTGCAGTGCTCGAGAATATTGATGTTAATGCAATTGTAAATGAGTTTGCCCAGACAAAATCTAGGAAAGTTAACTTTGTTAAACTTAAACCATAAAAACACAATGTCATGTCTCATTGCTTTACAAGGCCTACCACTGTATTTCCAAAGCTCAACATTGTCATTTTCAAGTTTAATTCAATTTCAAGTTCAATTCTTattaatttaaaactattttttcatTATTACGTTTGATAAATAACCATAGTCATTAAATTTGTATAACCATTTTCCAAACTGTATTCAGGACTTTTAAATAAAATCTAATTGTATAACTTGTCAACTTAAGTTCAAATAAAACATGTTATATACTACCTACTTTACTTTTACAACCATGATTTTCCTATAAAGTGGAACTTTTGAAAACCAGTTGCCCCCTAGGGGGGCGCCATAATAGTAATTCGCACGGCAGAAATATTACCCACGGGCCGACTCTGTGCACTTACTACCTTCAAGAGGGGTTTTCTTTGGGTTCTCGTTAAAATTTCCTTATATTTTTTGAATCTCAACGCTTCAAGCCATACAGGTGTCCCATATAGGAGGGTGGATTGTACTACCTGGAGATACAATTTTCTTTTGTAATTACTCGGTCCGCCTATGTTTGGCATAATCTTTGTCATAGCAGCGATTCTCTGTTCAGCCTTCTGAGCTGCATTTATAAGGTGTTTCGTGTATCTCAAACCTGAATCAAGGTGTATGCCCAGATATTTAGCACAGTTACTCGGTTTTATAATGCTACCATTTAAATCAAAACTCAAAGTTGGTCTCTGTCTTGGTCCCTTTAGTATTACTATATCTGTTTTGCTACTTGAAATATCATCAATagtgtaaaattttaattttaaatttaaataaaaaaaacaacacGCTTTTAAGAAAATGTTCAACTATTtcggtttatttttataaatatttatttatctataataaaattatatttcttattatatttttttctattaggtacttccatttagcgcgcctatgattATATTGTCACAATATTGAGGACACTGTTTACTAACGTTTCACAGAACTTTAAAGAAAAAGGTGTACTACTATCTCCCGAAGTAATATTGACGACGCTATGATGTGGTATCTTAAGGAAAATATTGAAATACGTATATcctttaaattaatttattgtttttctAATACATTGTATGAACGTTATTTACTTTTCGCGGCACTTTTTCATAAAGAgcaaatataattttttagaaagaacaaaCAATTTCAGCCCTGAAATGAATTGTCACATTGTCCACCCGTTAACACTTTCGATCAGTGTGCGATctcatatgctttttcaaattagATGTGTGGGAGAatagtttaaaacaaatttcgcacttacAACGTTTTTCTCCACTGTGCACCACTGAATGTCTTTTTAAAGTACTTGCATcagtaaattgcttaaaacaaatttcacacttgtacggtttttcttcagtgtgcactctcaaatgttgtTTCAAATTACTTGCTTGACTAAAAaccttcaaacaaatttcacacttataaggtttttctcctgtGTGAGCCATTTTATGTATTTTCAAACAATTTGCTCGAGAAAACTGTTTATCACAAATTTCGCACTTATATGGGTTTTCTCCAGTATGTAATCTCATATGCAGTTTCAAACTATCTGTGCGGGAGAatagtttaaaacaaatttcacacttatcaGATTtgtctccagtgtgcactctcaaatgttttttcaaattatctTTTTgtgaaaactgcttaaaacaaatttcacacttgtagggtttttctccagtgtgagttCTTTTATGTTGTTTAAAACGATCTGTCCGAGAAAACTGTTTacaacaaatttcgcacttgtacggtttttctccagtatgtgatatcatatgctttttcaaattacttgcctgactgaactgcttaaaacaaatttcacacttgtatggtttttcttcagtgtgcactatcaaatgtatttttaaagaACTTGCCTcggtaaactgcttaaaacaaatttcacacttgtagggtttttcttcagtgtgcactctcaaatgactTTTTAAATTACTTGCTTTAGTAaactgcttagaacaaatttcacacttgtacggtttttctcctgTGTGAACTCTCATGTGTACTTTTAATGAACTTGAATAGGCAAATtgtttgaaacaaatttcacacttcaATGTTTTTTCTTTAACAGGTCGGTCCATGCGTTGTTCTTTATTACATGATCCTACAGGTATTGCCTTCATAATTTTCGATGTGTTCTCCACCTCAAAAAGGCCTAAAATAAAAAGTAGAGTATACATTTTTTTAGTTTAAGGAACCAAGGAAACATTTAATGCAACAGAacagacaattttaaaaattcagaGTCTATTTACTGAAGAACGctaaatacactcaccggcacaaaattcccgcaataaccaaagcagagacagaatcggtcagaacatcaccatcgatgactttaactttgagcgcgttagagaattcaagtatcttggaacaacaataactgaagacaataacggatcacaagaaataaacaaatataattcaggccggcaacagatgtctttttgccctccaaaaccttataaaatcaaaacaattaacaagacgtacgaagatacaagtctataaaacaatcatacgacccgttgtgatgtatggaagcgaaacgtggacgataacaaaggcaaacgaagagagactatgTGTTTGGGAAAGAAGAATCCTTAGGAAGATCTTTGGTcctgtgctggatgaagcatcaggacaatataggataagaactaacaaagagctcgaagaactttacccagacgccaacatcataaaagaaataaagttcagaagactccaatgggcaggacacctcagaaaacattctgaccaaagaacaatAAGACAggtgtgggaggaagtcccaactggaaggagaccacgcggacgccctcgactccggtggcgagataatatagcaggagacctaagcactatgggcgtggagaattggatggaggttgctcaagacagaaaacagtggaCGCATGTTGTCGTGTCGGCTagaacccacgaagggttgtaacgccacggagtaagtaagtaagacaCAAAATTcagccacccaaaatttttgattaagtttgacaatttataactttattatgtgttagttagttagttagttatctttattccaaaaaatcacaaatttacaataaatataattttaacaaaaatatttgtacaagaaCAATATGTGATTTTAGCCTAAGCGTTGGAACCGTCTAGAtcattaaaatgtattaaaaagaaTTCATCCAGACTATAAAAAACATATTGAcctaacaattttttaatttttttttaaacttacatATTAAGTGTTTTAATCCCAGTGGGCAAATGGTTGTATACTTTAATACCGGAGTACAATGGACCATTTCGAGTACGTCTATAATTATAATTGGGAAGAATTATATCTTGCCTGTGTGTATTGTGACTGCGTATATCAGAAGGTTTTAACAATTCATGTCGTTTTCTATGTATAGGTAGAGacatcttataaatataaatgagCGTCATTATTCCATGATCTTTGAAGAGAGGTCTACATGAAGTTCGATTTGTTAAGTTGAATAGTGCTCGAATTGCTCGTTTTTGAGCCACAAATGTGGATTCTGCTGTGCTAGCCGCGCCCCAAAATTCCACACCATATTGCATAATACTTTGAAATTGAgcaaaataaactatttttgccacacaaaaatttgtattttgtcTAATTGCTCTTATGGCATATGTAGCTCTGCTGAGGGTTTTATTAAGTTCAGTTATGTGGTAACTCCAATCAAGTTTGCTGTCTATGTTTATGCCTAAAAATTTAATTGTATGACAAGAAGTAATGCTTTCTTGATCTACTTTAATAACAACATCTTCCACATTTTGATACAAACTAAAACGGATACTTTGTGTTTTACTAATATTCAGAACCAAGTTATTGTCGAGAAACCAGTCTGATATCTCTTCAACTGTAGTAGCGGCACAGGATGTTAATGTATCAGAACTATCGCCTTTAATTACTATACTCGTATCATCTGCAAAAAGTGAAAATGTGGTATTCGGGAAACTAGCTACCAAGTCATTGATATAGATCAGAAACAGTGTTGGTCCTAAAACAGACCCTTGTAGAACTCCACACTGAACTTCTGCGAAATTTGAATAGGATGCTTCACAGCTACTATCAGAATTATTTATTCTAACACACATTTTTCTGTGTGATAGGTATGTCTGAAACCATTTATGTGGTGTACCTCTAATGCCGTAGTAGTAGATCTTGTCCAGTAGTATTTGATGGTCTACGCAATCGAATGCTTTCGATAAATCACAGAAAATACCAAGAGGATGGTGTTTTGCTTCCAAGATTTTATGTACATTTTCGATTAGAGAAAATGCTGCATCTGTAGTACTCATATCAGATCTAAAGCCATATTGAGAAGTTGTtagaattttatgtttatttaaaaaaagaagtaaTTGTTTATTTACGCACCATTCTAATAGTTTTGAAAGGGACGGTAATAGAGACACTCCGCGATAGTTCTCTATATTACacctatcaccttttttatgtacagGAATAACCAccgattttttaaaacatttaggaAATATTCCGTTTTTAAGAgacaaattaaaaagaaaaactaaaggGTATCAATATTTTCTTTTACAAGGGTTATTGGAATTTTGTCAAGCCCCGCGGATTTCTTTGGTTTTTGTGACAAAATGCACTCCCTGACATCAGTTTCTATTAAAGGTCCAAAAAACAATGAACTTACATTATTTGCCGGTAAACTCTGCAAATAGTTATCACTAGATTTTTTACTTTTGATATTAGGAATAATACTTGATGCAATGTGTTGAAAATGAGATTTAAATTCTTCTGCAACTTCAGTTGGATTTGTGATATCAATATCaccttttttaataaatatacagtgcggtggaataagtgttgccccccccccctgttaacttgtttattttaagaatataagcaaaacgcttggacaggtcgatttttaaactaaccatagtatattatagcatgaacgtttcgaactttacgctatccctcttcaggtgacagccacactttgatttttttaaatgggaaagtacatcatgtgacacttcatttaaaagctcttaaagggcctagccgggtaagatggtgaaaagtgcccccagctcgatttaaattccatataggccaatttttagcacatatagaggaactcactttctgaaatttttagccccctaggtggtcacgtgacccccctagagcctaattaggctttttatgtttttattttttatctcaggcgcatcaagagctagccaaaaactttattaaaaaaagttgtaagttccaaaaagatctataagaaaaaaatttttttaaattttttggcgggaaattcgaatttttagaacaattttaaacttttaaatgattctgaaaaaaaaactaagacactcgtttttacgaaaattaattataatgtgtatttttgcacaatctttcaccctgaattttttcagacttttaaaattggtgaaacgtacctttaaaaataaaaaaccgcattttttcagtttttttttcgtattttgaaacaattttatacatatttttcaaaaaaggtaacactgttactagaataggtaaaaaactgaaaaataattggggtttgcttaataaaaattttttgtaaagccatccattttcaaaatacagggcgttgaagaaaacaaaattttacacatttttaacgattttgctgaaactactggcaacattgtaataaaacttggcgggatttaagagctggttattgtgcatattttgacatacaattaatgatttgatattcatcattggctcgcataggggtaatggcctgaactttttaaagaataaagatagtacgccactgacatatttcaaattaacaatctttttttaatttctcgttcaatttgtgacaaaaaatgtatcttcttattttttcatacgacgcgccatttttattcaaaaaataaaagatcttaacccttacaaagtattcgaacttctagtagtttctacatctacatacataataaactcatacatccattatcaaaattaattcgaatactttggaagcgttaagatattttattttttgcagcaaaacagcgcgtcgtatgaaaaaatgagaagatagattttttattgcaaattgaacgaggaattcaaaaatgattgttaatttgaaatatgtcagtggcgtactatctttttttctttgaaaagttcagacccttacccctatgcgcgccaatgatgaatattaaatccttagttgtatgtcaaaacatgcacaataactacctcttaaaacccgccaagttttattacaatgttgccagtagtttcggcaaaatcgtaaaaaatatgtaaaattttgttttcttcaacgccctgtatcttgaaaatggatggcgttacaaaaaatttttatgaagcaaatcccaattatttttcagttttttacctattctagtgacggtgttaaattttttgaaaaatatgtataaaattgtataaaaaaaaacgaaaaaaaaccgaaaaaatgcagttttttatttttaaaggtacgtttcaccaattttaaaaatctgaaaaaattcagggtgaaagattgtgcaaaaatacacattataattaattttcgtaaaaacgagtgtcttagtttttttttcagatttatttaaaagtttaaaattgttctaaaaattcgaatttcccgccaaaaaaataaaaaaaaaattttcatatagatctttttaaaacttacaacttttttaaataaagtttttggctagctcttaatgcgactgagataaaaaataaaaacataaaaagcctaattaggctataggggggtcacgtgaccacctagggggctaaaaatttcagaaagtgagttcctctatatgtgctaaaaagtggcctatatggaatttagattgggttgggggcacttttcaccatcttacccggctaggcccttactgagttcaaaaatgtataatactttaatcctgtttgagagcgtaggcgaaaaatttcggtcgaattctttctaaatgcaataatttttttcgaatcctgaaaaaaccaataaatatttttgaaaaatttaaacggagaatgaaatattacagtattctcgatggtccaaagtccctgagaacttctataatgtttattttaataagtcacagtggtggaaaaaagagaaaatttagtgtgatttttaatttcaaatatatcattcaaaagaaactttttgtttattctaagggactgtcagcccccggtaataatctaatctttcattctgcgtttaaatttttcaaaaatacttattag contains:
- the LOC114324518 gene encoding zinc finger protein 227 isoform X1; amino-acid sequence: MEFNIGINEDFVEDYPRYQGSQLSTSADLSNLKSEPESNSTMEVKAEIKKDLIGDDPIYLESQLYPSTDLADLKSEPGSNSAVTVKAEIKEDFVEDDPRYLESQLSTVLDLENLKNEADEDNSGLFEVENTSKIMKAIPVGSCNKEQRMDRPVKEKTLKCEICFKQFAYSSSLKVHMRVHTGEKPYKCEICSKQFTKASNLKSHLRVHTEEKPYKCEICFKQFTEASSLKIHLIVHTEEKPYKCEICFKQFSQASNLKKHMISHTGEKPYKCEICCKQFSRTDRFKQHKRTHTGEKPYKCEICFKQFSQKDNLKKHLRVHTGDKSDKCEICFKLFSRTDSLKLHMRLHTGENPYKCEICDKQFSRANCLKIHKMAHTGEKPYKCEICLKVFSQASNLKQHLRVHTEEKPYKCEICFKQFTDASTLKRHSVVHSGEKRCKCEICFKLFSHTSNLKKHMRSHTDRKC
- the LOC114324518 gene encoding zinc finger protein 227 isoform X2, yielding MGYLFIAITALKTAMEVKAEIKKDLIGDDPIYLESQLYPSTDLADLKSEPGSNSAVTVKAEIKEDFVEDDPRYLESQLSTVLDLENLKNEADEDNSGLFEVENTSKIMKAIPVGSCNKEQRMDRPVKEKTLKCEICFKQFAYSSSLKVHMRVHTGEKPYKCEICSKQFTKASNLKSHLRVHTEEKPYKCEICFKQFTEASSLKIHLIVHTEEKPYKCEICFKQFSQASNLKKHMISHTGEKPYKCEICCKQFSRTDRFKQHKRTHTGEKPYKCEICFKQFSQKDNLKKHLRVHTGDKSDKCEICFKLFSRTDSLKLHMRLHTGENPYKCEICDKQFSRANCLKIHKMAHTGEKPYKCEICLKVFSQASNLKQHLRVHTEEKPYKCEICFKQFTDASTLKRHSVVHSGEKRCKCEICFKLFSHTSNLKKHMRSHTDRKC